The Candidatus Paracaedibacteraceae bacterium DNA window TTATAAATCCAATTGCCTCGGTTTTTAGTTATAAACAAGAAGAGATCGAAAAAAGAATATTTTCAGGACGCGATGTCGCAATAACCGTCTTTGAAGACGGGTTATGGATTCGTGAAAATGACAAGAACCGCCGAAGTATTATTAGTGCGGGACGAGTTAACCCAGAGACAAAAGTTTTCGAAGATGTTAGTTTTGAAAATTTCGATACCAACTACAACTTTATTGAACGTGTTGATGCAAAGTCAGCCACGATAAAAAATAAATCATGGGAATTAGTCGGGGTCACTGTTGTTCCCAATAAATCAGAACGCATTAAAAAAGATAAACTCACATTTAAGACTGACCTAACGTTTTCTAAAATAATCAATAGTAACCTTGAGCCGAAATTTATTTCTTTCTGGGCTTTACCTGATTATATTGATGTTCTGGAAAGATCTGGTCTGTCAAGTTTGCCTTATAAAATGTACTGGCATAGTTTTATGGGCAAAATCGGCTTTATGATTTCATTAATTTTTCTGGCAGCAGCGTTTACTATCCGTCCACCACGACACGGTTATGCAACATTATTAACTGTTTTAGCCATTGCAAGCGGCCTTGTTCTTTATTTTTTCAGCGATCTTGTCTATGCTTTGGGCTTAGCTCGACGCCTCCCCGTTCTTTTAGCCGTGTGGGCACCAGCTGTTACAGTTATGTTATTAAGCGCAACATTGATATTGCACTTAGAGGAAAGCTAGGGTTACAGTAGTAACAAGACGTCTTAATTTTTTACTAACATTCTATGTCGCTACTTAAAACATCGTTATTGATAACATCCATTGTCGTAAGCACGGCAGTTGCCTCTTTTCCATCAAAAGACAAAACAAAAAAAAACGAAACACCGTCCTTTTTACAGAGTGACGTCATTCATTATGATGAGACGACCCAAACCGTCAGGGCTTTGGGACACGTTCAGATCGCACAAAATGATCAATTATTGTATGCAGATGAAGTTTCTTATAACCAAATCGCTGACGAAGTTACAGCCGCAGGGCATGTGTGGTTGCGCGATAAAGAAGGGAATTTTATATTTACCAACAAAGTCATTTTAAAAAATAAGATGGCTGACGGGTTCGTTGACCAGATTAAAGTCCTGATGACAGATGATTCAAGATTAGCCGGTAATAAAGGAAAACGCTATAACGCCCGTAAAACTATCCTATGGCAAGGTGTTTACTCACCTTGTACGGTATGTAAGACACACCCTGAAACAGCACCAACATGGCAAATAAAATCAGATAAAGTTATCCATGATCAAGAACGCGAACTTGTTGAATATCACCATGCTTGGCTAGAAATGTGGGGATGGCCTATATTTTACATGCCTTATTTTTCTCATCCTGACCCTGCTGTAAAAAGGAAATCCGGTTTTCTTATGCCTATCTATTCACATGGTCGCGATTTAGGCATGAGCATTACCACACCCTATTATTGGGCGAGCGGTCAAAACCATGATTTCACGTTTTATCCGACATTTACCGGTAAACAAGGTGTTATCCCTGCCGTAGAACATCGATACAGATTCAATGATGGTGAATATACAATGCACGGGAGTTATGCACATCATACATCACGAACCAGTGCCCCTAACTCTAACCCCAAC harbors:
- a CDS encoding LptF/LptG family permease; its protein translation is MLSYCKSTLNLYFSKLFAIWVASISAIVTFVMVLIDIAEFSRRTVTSSRVSFSEIIHMVILKIPNHIQTLLPFIVLVAAIVSLSRLNRTQEVIVARGFGVSVWQIATGLSVAVLALGFFNIAIINPIASVFSYKQEEIEKRIFSGRDVAITVFEDGLWIRENDKNRRSIISAGRVNPETKVFEDVSFENFDTNYNFIERVDAKSATIKNKSWELVGVTVVPNKSERIKKDKLTFKTDLTFSKIINSNLEPKFISFWALPDYIDVLERSGLSSLPYKMYWHSFMGKIGFMISLIFLAAAFTIRPPRHGYATLLTVLAIASGLVLYFFSDLVYALGLARRLPVLLAVWAPAVTVMLLSATLILHLEES